A window of Denticeps clupeoides unplaced genomic scaffold, fDenClu1.1, whole genome shotgun sequence contains these coding sequences:
- the LOC114773246 gene encoding LOW QUALITY PROTEIN: breast cancer type 2 susceptibility protein homolog (The sequence of the model RefSeq protein was modified relative to this genomic sequence to represent the inferred CDS: inserted 1 base in 1 codon; deleted 4 bases in 3 codons) produces MFEEFVQDVEDELGPLNPDWFEELTAKAAEDNGCDGNEEDHGTGAPCAQGIHSEPLLGRPTPDSQMFSTPKIFRRQTDDNLHQVQQTSPSQTEKSPWTDSSPCFISDPFSDLCRPQAKKGHELPDTPATTMDQSAKRISESLGADMNPDISWTSSLNTPSLLSPTVLLSKKVEQTHPASITSEKHVIFVRRLFPSVLMDSESKTESRQNDRSTVKHDETYVGGLGGETECPLNVSFEEIRGGWKQKVPAAIEDGEVRNTVENVLDGAEDVLSFLFSNSNSTLRRVRSRERIKRRNPPTPPATSESQTDLDAAAEDIHGDTTVPSKTKSPLRAKDCGMTQWSPLSISQISDSYVGQMSLKESVLLNGVTVEPTNVGQSMSFSHDGQKTCPNTKPEHILMSQESSLALSLSKKPRKFVYSLQKAHPTRETVCDNPSASTPENRKLPHKSTPLSKGVEHAAVSTEKKSREQGGTSQTVPSQYLSRDHDVDMTQLCRAFAEDFSQESILKRSLKSCEAAEDRVCGAVSKQNKKVAYEAKNCTIKKELDLHNAGKGELTSLPEAVDAGGKTETPNLASAALSHIYSTSGSRTFSNGGKAPEVQSHSGFKTASDKIIPVPREAVTRARASLDEYVGGSAVIETRGKNDVSKILEPTERNSDCQTDGIPERKNKTTPEGVSSSHSPYGCAFKTASNRKITLSSVHIQKAKEMFKDLENEDHVSPSRSPSFLKQDLEPPCTLTASQRADVTELCSLLEEAGSQFDFTQAKNAKFSSESQDEWDPEFLADINFDGQSGAVIKGREACNVHDHTGSPMDNYCVEFEAGGIQQALYDEAINPGFGPESVQSCHGFSTAAGKKIRMSQSALLKAKRLLGDCDFEDAGLDDQSRDMNTFSTGGLLEGYSCRDDRFVGTCANKLVRDSRLIGVEGFKTASGKGVAVSTKALQQAKAGFKDCGDFGSELNVQPSLCDPGMRRCGFTTAGGKXVLVSEEALMKARSLMSEVGDHDSICSGPFLSGGFPSAQTNRSKASASARSNTDACRKREASSGENGERALKGASSSSETGRAGQGKSCGFSTASGKRVSVSESALQKARTLLDECRFDKEQNMLERGFGFSTASAKEVFVSEEAKGVFDDSVEPDAQKSQDPSRKHLAYRPELSSFGYGTVSGKGVPVSKEALQNAVDKFMDCSDEPLLKMPKNEAHESVKPGLPSNQHEGPGAVLQETKRAKTLFPSGSFQGESSLNDFKALGLSGCTITQQKYLQQEAMACTKALLEDEDLHESARVTSDESPMNKDAVMKRGQGKWILSDNHPPLKRRLLAEFDRTTDSRKTCSQPSKTCPSGVMQDRRVFRHKVPLQPNITHPNRTVPARVIDKSLSAAPEAKSRPGKPVYATNASVCAPFSQAFKDRCPDGPSQTGNAESGQLFVPPFKKNPAERPLNQRDCNSKTCTDASSSFPAVNDEIVPRTSEGSELQVLSGSDDKSVVMSPESPRQSASEDVVQLARDLQDMRIRKKNRQTVRPLPGSLFLAKTPGLARVSLLDAVGHKCPAQYTEEDLYKYGVHRHVSRITSSNAEHFRFRCDDFFKAELFAETGSIQLADGGWLVPDVNKTVGKEEFYRALCDTPGVDPKLISDVWVHNHYRWIVWKRASMERAFPMEMGSLCLTPEQVLLQLKYRYDVEIDNSKRPALRKIMERDDTPAKTLVLCVCGIVSEGCGVSERNTDPRTQSAAGVIWLTDGWYAIRGLLDTPLTAALSKGRLPVGGKLVIHGAELVGSHEACSPLEAPDSLMLKISANGTRHARWDSKLGFYRDPRPFQLPLSTLYSNGGPVGCVDILVLRSYPTQWMEKTPNGTFIFRNERAEEKEVRRHEDKKHKVMEVLFAQVQEQFEKKESGKAKSSGPRRSLSRREIESLQDGEELHEATEGDPVNTEARLSEQQLAALANYRRSLEERKQARLQELFRQALMDAQDGEGSCPNREVNPVWKLCVCDCGDAQSNSVYILNIWRPSLELRSLLKEGKRYRAYHLSTSEGRKRAGSAALQLSTTKKTQFQHTQVLPERLQELFTARVCVLFKALQNPAFCSPCSEVDIVGCVISIVDQHGPSPVLYLADEKMDFVSVRCCSTLPHLAVEDMVKPQVMLALKNAQIRRVSAPIPALYAGDLTLFSANSKDTHLQERLAYLRNFVLRQEHFIKTAEEKLFSLLSSDGLRSMVSPKTPSWKAELRPYGRPDVTPQQPMHNSGFLTPLIKRTPQSGSTSEGKDQKSLKRKRGLEYLSRIPSPPPLNPLGALASPRINKTFHPPRRSEPACSTAAPRSAVTPPVRDEWVNDEELAMIDTQALLDGLREKDRSTTSN; encoded by the exons ATGTTTGAAGAGTTCGTGCAGGACGTTGAAGACG AACTGGGGCCATTGAATCCTGACTGGTTTGAGGAGCTCACCGCCAAAGCTGCTGAAGATAATGGGTGTGATGGGAACGAAGAAGACCACGGCACCGGAGCACCCTGTGCACAAGGAATCCACTCGGAACCGTTACTGGGAAGGCCAACGCCGGACAGCCAGATGTTTTCTACACCTAAAATCTtcaggagacagacagacgaTAACTTGCACCAAGTCCAACAGACTTCTCCTTCTCAAACAG aaaaGTCACCATGGACGGACTCCAGCCCATGTTTTATCAG cgaCCCGTTTAGTGACCTCTGCAGACCACAGGCAAAGAAGGGTCATG AACTACCTGACACACCAGCCACCACAATG gATCAGTCGGCCAAACGCATTTCTGAAAGTCTTGGTGCAGATATGAATCCCGATATCTCATGGACAAGTTCTCTCAACACAccatcactgctgtcacctACTGTACTTTTGT ccaaaAAAGTGGAACAGACTCATCCAGCCAGTATAACCTCAGAGAAGCATGTTATT TTTGTACGCCGCCTTTTCCCATCCGTTTTAATGGACAGTGAAAGCAAAACTGAATCAAGACAAAACGACAGATCTACTGTGAAACATGATG AAACGTATGTAGGTGGTCTGGGAGGAGAGACTGAATGCCCTCTAAATGTCTCATTTGAAGAGATCAGGGGTGGATGGAAGCAGAAGGTACCGGCTGCCATTGAAGACGGAGAAGTCCGTAACACGGTGGAAAATGTCCTAGATGGGGCAGAGGATGTGCTTTCTTTCTTATTCAGTAACAGCAATTCCACGCTGAGAAGAGTGAGAAGCAGAGAGAGGATAAAGAGACGGAATCCACCCACTCCACCTGCAACCAGTGAAAGTCAGACAGACTTAGATGCAGCTGCTGAGGATATCCATGGTGACACTACTGTCCCTTCAAAAACCAAAAGCCCTCTGAGAGCTAAAGACTGTGGGATGACCCAGTGGTCTCCGTTAAGTATTTCTCAGATTTCAGACTCTTATGTGGGTCAGATGTCACTGAAAGAGTCTGTCCTTCTGAATGGGGTCACTGTAGAACCTACGAATGTAGGACAGAGCATGAGCTTCAGCCATGATGGACAGAAAACTTGTCCAAACACCAAACCAGAGCATATTCTCATGTCACAGGAGAGCTCACTTGCACTGTCTCTCTCCAAGAAACCAAGGAAGTTTGTGTATTCTTTACAAAAGGCTCATCCTACCAGAGAGACAGTATGTGACAACCCATCAGCTTCAACCCCTG AAAATAGAAAATTGCCTCACAAGAGCACACCTCTTTCAAAAGGAGTGGAACACGCTGCAGTTTCtacggaaaaaaaaagtagagaGCAAGGAGGTACATCTCAGACAGTCCCATCGCAGTACCTGAGTAGGGACCATGATGTGGACATGACGCAGCTTTGCAGGGCGTTTGCTGAAGACTTCAGCCAGGAGTCCATCTTAAAGAGGTCACTCAAAAGTTGTGAAGCTGCTGAGGATCGCGTATGTGGTGCTGtatcaaaacagaacaaaaaagtgGCATATGAGGCCAAAAACTGCACCATTAAAAAGGAACTTGACCTTCATAATGCTGGAAAGGGAGAGCTGACAAGTCTGCCCGAAGCAGTCGACGCAGGAGGCAAGACTGAAACGCCTAACCTTGCATCAGCTGCTTTATCTCATATCTACAGTACATCAGGATCACGCACTTTTTCAAACGGTGGCAAAGCTCCTGAGGTTCAGTCCCATTCTGGGTTTAAAACCGCAAGTGACAAGATCATACCTGTGCCCCGGGAGGCAGTGACGAGGGCGAGAGCTTCGTTAGATGAGTACGTTGGCGGCAGTGCGGTCATAGAGACTCGTGGTAAGAATGACGTAAGCAAGATCT TGGAACCAACAGAACGGAACTCGGATTGTCAGACTGACGGAATtccagaaagaaagaacaaaaccacACCTGAGGGAGTGTCCTCATCACATTCGCCGTACGGGTGTGCTTTTAAGACCGCTTCCAATAGGAAAATTACCCTGTCCTCTGTTCACATTCAGAAGGCAAAAGAGATGTTTAAGGACCTGGAAAATGAGGACCATGTGTCACCATCTCGCTCACCGTCTTTTCTTAAACAAGACCTTGAACCCCCTTGCACCCTGACTGCGTCGCAGAGGGCAGATGTCACAGAGCTCTGCAGCCTCTTAGAAGAAGCTGGCAGCCAATTTGATTTCACGCAAGCCAAGAATGCGAAGTTTAGTTCAGAGAGCCAAGACGAATGGGACCCTGAATTTCTAGCCGACATCAATTTTGACGGACA GAGCGGCGCGGTGATCAAAGGTCGGGAGGCATGCAATGTCCACGACCACACTGGGTCCCCGATGGACAATTACTGTGTTGAGTTTGAGGCAGGTGGAATACAGCAAGCTCTCTACGACGAAGCTATAAACCCTGGCTTCGGGCCCGAGTCCGTCCAGAGTTGCCATGGCTTCAGCACCGCTGCGGGGAAGAAGATACGCATGTCACAGTCTGCACTTCTAAAAGCCAAACGGCTTCTGGGGGACTGTGACTTTGAAGATGCTGGCCTTGACGACCAGTCCAGAGATATGAACACATTC TCTACGGGAGGATTACTGGAAGGTTATAGTTGTCGTGACGACAGATTTGTGGGAACCTGTGCAAATAAGTTGGTTCGAGATTCGCGGCTGATCGGTGTTGAGGGATTTAAGACAGCAAGTGGCAAAGGAGTAGCTGTTTCAACAAAAGCCCTCCAGCAAGCCAAGGCTGGTTTCAAAGACTGTGGCGACTTTGGATCAGAACTGAATGTCCAACCAAGTCTTTGTGATCCTGGGATGAGGAGATGCGGTTTCACCACAGCGGGGGGTA GGGTGCTGGTGTCAGAAGAGGCCCTGATGAAAGCAAGGAGCCTGATGAGTGAAGTCGGTGACCATGACTCCATTTGCTCTGGTCCGTTTTTGAGCGGGGGCTTCCCTTCAGCTCAGACGAATCGGAGCAAAGCGAGCGCAAGTGCAAGGTCCAACACAGACGCCTGCAGGAAGCGGGAGGCTTCGTCTGGAGAAAATGGGGAACGAGCTCTGAAAGGGGCAAGTAGCAGTTCTGAAACGGGCCGTGCTGGACAAGGAAAGAGCTGTGGCTTCAGCACTGCGAGCGGAAAGAGGGTGTCCGTATCCGAATCGGCGCTGCAGAAGGCCAGGACTCTTCTGGATGAATGTAGGTTCGACAAAGAACAGAATATGCTCGAGAGAGGATTTGGTTTCTCCACAGCCAGCGCTAAAGAGGTGTTCGTCTCAGAGGAGGCAAAAGGTGTTTTTGATGATTCGGTTGAACCTGATGCCCAGAAAAGCCAGGATCCAAGCAGAAAACATCTGGCCTATAGACCTGAATTGAGCAGTTTTGGATACGGCACAGTGAGTGGGAAAGGTGTCCCTGTATCCAAGGAGGCTTTGCAGAATGCTGTTGACAAGTTTATGGACTGCAGCGATGAACCTCTTCTCAAGATGCCTAAAAATGAGGCTCATGAGAGTGTCAAGCCAGGACTACCATCCAATCAACATGAAGGACCTGGAGCTGTCTTAcaagagacaaagagagcaaaGACTTTATTTCCATCCGGATCATTTCAAGGTGAATCGTCTCTGAATGACTTTAAAGCTCTTGGTCTGAGTGGGTGCACCATCACCCAACAGAAGTACCTTCAGCAGGAAGCCATGGCATGTACCAAAGCCCTGCTGGAGGATGAAGACCTTCATGAG TCTGCGAGGGTCACGTCTGATGAAAGTCCCATGAACAAGGATGCTGTAATGAAGAGGGGACAAGGGAAATGGATTTTAAGTGACA ACCACCCGCCTCTAAAACGACGTCTCCTGGCAGAATTTGACAGGACCACGGATTCT AGAAAGACGTGCTCTCAACCCAGCAAAACCTGTCCCAGTG GTGTGATGCAAGACAGGAGAGTCTTCAGGCACAAAGTGCCGCTGCAACCAAACATCACGCACCCGAACAG GACTGTGCCGGCACGCGTGATTGATAAATCGCTGTCTGCTGCCCCTGAGGCAAAATCGAGGCCAGGCAAGCCCGTCTACGCCACGAATGCCAGTGTTTGTGCCCCCTTTTCACAAGCATTCAAAGACCGGTGCCCAGATGGACCGTCCCAAACAGGAAACGCGGAGAGCGGCCAGTTATTTGTTCCTCCATTCAAAAAGAATCCAGCTGAGCGTCCATTAAACCAGCGCGACTGTAACTCAAAAACTTGTACGGATGCAAGCTCTTCCTTCCCTGCTGTTAATGACGAGATAGTCCCTCGAACCAGTGAGGGTTCCGAACTGCAGGTTTTGAGCGGCTCGGATGACAAGAGCGTCGTAATGAGTCCTGAGTCTCCCAGACAATCCG CTTCTGAGGATGTTGTGCAGCTGGCCAGAGACCTCCAGGACATGCGAATAAGAAAGAAGAACCGACAGACTGTCAGACCTCTACCAGGAAGCCTCTTTCTCGCTAAAACACCTGGGCTGGCCCGGGTGTCATTGTTGGACGCCGTCGGGCATAAGTGCCCGGCCCAGTACACAGAGGAAGAT TTGTATAAGTACGGCGTGCACCGCCACGTTTCCAGAATCACCTCTTCAAATGCTGAGCACTTCCGCTTTCGGTGTGACGACTTCTTCAAAGCCGAGCTGTTTGCCGAGACTGGGTCCATTCAGCTGGCAGATGGAGGCTGGCTGGTCCCGGACGTCAACAAAACTGTGGGCAAAGAAGAATTCTACAG AGCACTGTGTGACACGCCTGGCGTTGACCCTAAGCTGATCAGTGATGTCTGGGTTCACAACCACTACCGCTGGATCGTGTGGAAAAGGGCATCGATGGAAAGAGCCTTTCCCATGGAGATGGGCAGCCTTTGTCTGACTCCAGAGCAGGTGCTCCTGCAGCTCAAGTACAG GTATGATGTGGAGATTGACAACAGTAAGAGACCGGCTCTGAGGAAGATCATGGAGAGAGATGATACCCCGGCCAAGActctggtgctgtgtgtgtgtggcattgtCTCGGAGGGCTGTGGTGTATCAGAACGGAACACTGATCCCAGGACGCAGTCTGCGGCAGGGGTCATCTGGCTCACTGACGGCTGGTACGCTATCAGAGGTCTCCTGGACACGCCCCTTACCGCCGCGCTGAGCAAGGGCCGTCTGCCGGTCGGGGGGAAGTTGGTGATCCATGGAGCAGAGTTGGTGGGGTCTCACGAGGCCTGTTCTCCACTGGAGGCGCCAGATTCCCTAATGCTGAAG ATATCAGCAAACGGCACAAGGCATGCCCGGTGGGACAGCAAGCTGGGGTTTTACCGTGACCCCCGGCCCTTCCAACTCCCGCTGTCCACCCTGTATAGTAATGGGGGTCCGGTGGGCTGTGTGGACATCCTCGTGCTAAGAAGCTACCCTACCCAG TGGATGGAAAAGACGCCAAACGGGACCTTTATTTTCCGTAACGAACGTGCAGAGGAGAAAGAGGTCAGGAGGCATGAGGATAAAAAGCACAAAGTGATGGAAGTACTTTTTGCGCAGGTTCAAGAGCAGtttgagaaaaaagaaagcg GGAAGGCCAAGTCGAGTGGCCCCAGGAGGAGTCTCAGCCGGCGCGAGATTGAAAGCCTGCAGGATGGCGAGGAGCTGCATGAGGCCACGGAGGGCGACCCGGTTAACACCGAG gCTCGTCTGAGCGAGCAGCAGCTAGCGGCCCTGGCAAACTACCGGCGCTCTCTGGAAGAGAGAAAGCAGGCTCGGCTCCAGGAACTCTTCAGGCAAGCACTGATGGACGCCCAAGATGGTGAAGGCAGCTGCCCCAACAGAGAGGTCAACCCTGTTTGGAAGCTGTGCGTCTGTGACTGTGGAGACGCCCAGAGCAACAGTG tgtacattttaaacatatggCGACCGTCATTGGAGCTGCGCTCACTGCTTAAGGAAGGCAAGAGATACAGAGCCTACCATCTGTCCACGTCGGAGGGCAGGAAACGAGCTGGTAGCGCTGCCCTCCAGCTCAGCACAACCAAAAAGACTCAGTTCCAGCACACACAG GTGCTGCCTGAAAGGCTGCAAGAGCTTTTCActgcacgagtgtgtgtgttatttaaagCTCTGCAGAATCCAGCCTTCTGTTCTCCTTGTTCCGAAGTCGATATTGTGGGATGTGTCATTTCCATTGTTGACCAACATG GTCCATCACCAGTGCTGTATCTGGCTGATGAGAAGATGGactttgtgtctgttcgctgcTGCAGCACTTTGCCCCACCTTGCTGTTGAGGACATGGTGAAGCCCCAGGTCATGTTGGCTTTAAAGAATGCGCAGATCAGACGGGTCTCAGCACCCATACCGGCACTGTATGCTGGAGACCTCACTCTGTTTTCTGCAAACTCCAAGGACACGCATCTTCAGGAAAGGCTGGCCTA